In the Phytoactinopolyspora mesophila genome, CCGGCTTCTCCTTCTCCGGCATGCCAGGCGTCGTGATCGGCCACAACGCGGAGATCGCCTGGGGTTTCACGAACCTGGGCGCGGACGTCACCGATCTGTACCTCGAAGAAATCCAGGGAGATCTGTACCGCGTCGGTGAGAACTGGGAGCCGATGGACACCCGCGAAGAGACCATTCAGGTAGCCGGGGCCGCCGACGTCACCATCACCGTGCGTTCCACCAGGAACGGCCCGCTGCTCTCCGACCATTCAGACCAAATGCGCCGGGTCGGCTTCGAGGCGCCCGCCGGTGACGACGCGCCCCCACGAGGCGACGGATACGGCGTGGCATTGCGCTGGACAGCGCTAGACCCTGGTCAGACCGCCGACGCCGTCTTCGCGCTCAACAAGGCGACCGACTGGGAGACATTCCGGGAGGCGGCAGCGCGGTTCGAGGTGCCCGCGCAGAATCTTGTCTACGCGGATGTCCGCGGCAACATCGGTTACCAGGCGCCAGGCAAGATCCCGGTGCGTTCCGGAGGCGCCGGCCGCTACCCCGTGCCTGGATGGACGGGGGAGCATCAGTGGGAGGGCTACATACCGTTTGACGACCTGCCCAGCGTCTACAACCCCGACGACGGCATGATCGTCACCGCCAATCAGCCAGTGACCGGCGCGGCGTACCCCTTCCTGCTCACGGCGGACTTCGATTACGGTCACCGTGCCGGCCGGATCCATGAGCTGCTCGAGGAGTACACGGCGGGTGGCTCCGTGCTGGATGTCGATGCCATGGTCGAGATCCAAATGGACACCCACAGCGCGGCAGCCGAGATACTGATGCCGTATCTGATGGAGCTCGATACCCCCGCCGGATACTACGGCGACGGCCTGCGAATGCTGCGGACCTGGGATTTCCTTCAGGAGCCCGATTCTGGTGCCGCTGCGTATTTCAACGCCGTGTGGCGCCATGTCCTGGAGTTGACGTTTCATGACGAACTCCCGGAGGACCAATGGCCAAGTGGAGGTGGCCGATGGTTCGAGGTGATGCGTGATCTGCTCGAAGAGCCGGGTGATCCGTACTGGAACGACGTGGAGACCGCCCGGGTCGAGACCAGGGACGACATCCTGATGCGGGCTGCTGAGGCAGCTCGTGACGAACTCACACAGACGCAGGGCAAAGACCCCGAAGGGTGGGAATGGGGGCGTTCGCATACGTTGACCCTGATCGAGCCGACGTTTGGGACGTCGGGCATTGGCATCGTGGAACGGTTGTTCAACATGGGGCCGGTGGCGGTCGGCGGCGGCTCGGCCACCGTCCAGGCGAACGCGTGGTCGGCGCCGGAGGGCTACGAGGTGACCTGGGTGCCATCGATGCGGATGGTGGTCGACCTGGGTGATCTCGACGGATCGCGGTGGATCGACCTGACGGGTGTCAGCGGGCATCCCTACCACCAGCACTACGGTGACCAGACCGAGCTCTGGAGAACCGGAGGGATGTTGCCGATGCGGTGGAGTGAGGAGCGCGTACGTCAGGCCGAGCAGAGCACGTTCACGCTCATTCCGCGCGACCCCGTCACAGTCGGCTGACCCTACCCACGCTCAGCTAAATGATCATGTTTGGTGGGTTTCCCCTTGCGTCAAGAGGCCTGCAGGCATGGCAAGGCACGAGGAAACCCACCAAACATGATCATTTAGCTGGGTGGAGGTGGTGGGCGCCGGAGGGTGTCACCGCGTTCTCGACGGGCACGTCGTGCGGCTCCCGCGGGATGGGAATGTCGAGGACCTCTCCGTCATGGAGCAGCACGTAGGTGGGGACCTGTCCCGCCAGCCTGGCGAGCACGCGGTCGTAACAGCCTGCGCCCTTGCCGAGGCGGGTGCCGTGCCGATCGACCGCGAGGCCGGGCAGGAGCACGACGTCGACCTCCGTGATGGCATCCACGCCGGCTGGTACACCGGTCGGTTCGAGCAAGCCGCGGGGCGCGGACGCCAGCGACGCCGGACCGCGGTACGTCCCCCAGTCGAGGTCGAAGTCGGGGCACAGTATCGGCAAGATGATCTCCTTGCCCTGCTCGGACAGGTCCTCGATCAATGGGCCGGTGCCGGGTTCGTCGCCGACCGATACATAAGCGGCGATCCGCTGCGCGGAGGCCACGTCCGGCAGGTCAAGTACTACGTCCCGCAGCGCCCGGGCACCGACCGCGAGCGCACGGGCGTCCAGGCCGGAACGGTTGGCCATCAGGCGCTCACGCAGGGCTCGTTTCGCTTCGCGTATCGACGTCGGCACATGGCCACCGTACTGAAGGTCGGCCACACCAGCCGAGCACGGTGCTCTCGCGTCGACAGATCGGCGTCGTGCCGGCTGCTTAGTAGGCTGTTGGCATGAGTGCCGCCATGAACAACGACGCCGTGAAACCCGTTCGCAAAGTCGTCATCACCGTCGCTGGGCTAGGAACAAGATTCCTGCCCGCCACCAAGGCGACACCCAAAGAGATGCTGCCGGTTGTTGACAAGCCAGCCATCCAGTACGTCGTCGAGGAGGCTGTCGCCGCCGGCCTGGAAGACATCCTGTTCGTCACCGGTCGCAACAAACAGTCGCTGGAGAACCATTTCGACCGAGCCTGGGAGCTCGAGGCCGCACTGGAGCAGAAGGGCGACCACCAGCGCCTCGAACGGGTGCGCAAGTCTCAGATCCTCGGAGACATTCACTACGTCCGGCAGGGTGACCCGCGAGGGCTTGGGCACGCGGTCCTGTGCGGAGCGCTGCACGTGGGCGACGAGCCGTTCGCCGTCATGCTGGGCGACGATCTGATCGACACGCGGGATGAGCTGCTGTCGCAGATGCTCGAGGTGCAGCAGCGCTACGGTGGCAGCGTGGTGGCCCTGATCGAGGTCGATCCCAGCCAGGTGAACCTTTACGGGTGTGCTGCGGTGGAATCCGCCAGTGAGGACGACGTCGTGACAGTCACCGACCTGGTGGAGAAGCCCGACCCAGCGGACGCTCCCAGCAATCTCGCCATCATCGGCCGCTACGTCCTGCATCCAGCCGCCTTTGACGTCCTCCGGAACACGCCGCCGGGCCGCGGGGACGAGATCCAGCTCACCGACGCACTCAAGACTCTCGCCGGCATGCCCCCTGAGGAAGGCGGCGGCGTGCGGGCGGTGATCTTCCGCGGCCGCCGATACGACACCGGCGACCGCCAGGACTACCTCCGTACCACGGTTCAGCTGGCCGTCGAGCGCAGCGACCTCGGCCCGGACTTCCGGGCATGGCTGCGCGACTTCGTCGCGGCCCTGCCGCCCGAGGCCGGCCAATGACGGGCTATGTTTGCCGATACGGGCCGCGTGCTGCGCGTAGGCGCAGCGCCGGGTTCCGTCCGATCACCCACATTACCGAGGTCGCCAGGTGAAACGAGTCGCTGATCATCTCTCGGACATTCTCGAGACGATCCGGCCGCTCCCGGCGCTCGACGTGCATCTGCTCGACGCCCACGGGTGTGTGCTGACCGAAGACGTCGTGGCGTCGTGGCCGCTGCCGCAGTTCGACAACTCGGCGATGGACGGTTACGCCGTGTGCGCCGACGACGTCGCCGACGCGTCCGAGGACGAGCCGGTCGAGCTGCCCGTGGTCGCGGACATCGCCGCCGGGGAGACCCAGGTCAGCGCCATCCGTCCCGGTCTGAGCGCACGGATCATGACAGGTGCGCCCATACCTGCCCGAGCCGATTCGATCGTTCCGGTGGAGCACACCGACGGCGGCACCGCCCGGGTTCGGATCAAGGCACCGGCCAAGCTCGGCGCTCATGTGCGCCGCGCCGGGGAGGACGTCGCCAAGGGCGATGTCGTCCTGGGAGCCGGCACGTACCTCGGCGCCGCGCAGGTGGGTTTGCTGGCAGCCGTGGGGCGCGACCGCGTCGTCGTCCGCCCGAAACCCCGGATCGTGGTGATCTCCACCGGCAGCGAGCTCGTCGAACCGGGCCAGCCGCTGGCCATGGGACAAATCACCGACTCGAACTCGTTCACCCTTACCGCGGCGGCGCGCGAGGCCGGTGCCATCGCCTACCGCATATCGCCTATCGGGGACGATCCAGACCGATTGCTGGGGCTGATCGAGGACCAGCTTGTCCGTGCGGACATGGTGATCACCACTGGAGGCGTCAGCGCCGGGGCCTACGACGTCGTCAAAGAGGTCCTGTCACAGCTGGGCACGGTGACGTTCGAGCAGGTGGCGATGCAGCCGGGCAAGCCGCAAGGGTTCGGCACGGTCGGCGAGGAATCGACGCCCATCTTCACCCTGCCCGGTAACCCGGTCAGTGCGTTCGTTTCGTTCGAAGTCTTCGTGCGGCCGGCGATTCGCAAGATGTTCGGCGCCACTCGGCTGCACCGGCAGAGCGTCAAAGCCGTCTTGCAGGAAACCATGCGCTCGCCGGAAGGGCGACGCCAGTTCGCGAGGGCCAGGCTGCAGCCGGCATCGGACGGCTCGTATCTGGTGACGCCGTTGGGCCGGCAGGAATCACACCGGCTCGGTGACCTGGCATACGCGAACTCGCTCGTCGTCGTTCCCGAACACCTCACCGAGGTGGCTGCCGGGCAAGTCGTCGACGTCGTCCGGCTCGAGCACAGGAAGGACTGATCCGGTGGCGGATCGGCTCACTCACATCGACGACGACGGCGCTGCGCGCATGGTGGACGTCTCAGCCAAGGACATCACCGTGCGTACGGCCCGAGCCTCCGGCCGGGTGCTGATTTCGCCGGAGGCGGTTGCTGCCCTGCGCTCCGGCGATGTGCCCAAGGGCGACGCACTCAGCGTGGCGCGGATCGCCGGTATCCAGGGGGCCAAGCGCACCCCGGACCTGATTCCGCTCTGCCATCCGCTGGCCATTCACGGCGTGGACGTCGAACTGACCGTCGTCGACGACGCCGTGGAGATCTCCGCCACGGTCCGCACCGCCGATCGCACAGGCGTGGAGATGGAAGCCCTGACCGCCGTGGCCACAGCGGCACTGGCCACGGTCGATATGATCAAGGCGATCGATCGCGGCGCGGTGATCAGCGACATCCGCGTGGAGGAGAAGACCGGTGGGCGCTCGGGCACCTGGCGGCGTCGGTGAACCAGCGGGACCGGAGGCTGATCTGGCGGTGAGAGCGCTGGTGGTGACCGTGTCTACGCGCGCGGCAAGCGGTGTCTACGAAGACCGCAGTGGACCTGTCCTCGTGGCCGGCCTACGCGATCTCGGCGCGGAGGTGGACGGCCCGGCTGTGGTCCGGGACGGTGAAGCCGTCGAGGCGGCGTTGCGCGAAGGCGTCGACGCCGGGTACGACGTCGTGGTGACAACGGGCGGCACCGGGCTGAACCCCAACGACCACACTCCGGAGATGACCCGCCGGGTGCTCGATGTCGAGGTACCCGGGCTCGCGGAGGCGATCCGCGCCTACGGCGGCGCACACGGGGTGCCCGCTGCGGCGTTGTCGCGCGGGCTTGCGGGCCGGGCCGGGCGCACGCTCGTCGTGAACCTGCCCGGATCCACCGGCGGAGTACGGGACGGGCTCGCCGTCCTGGGGCCCGTTCTGCCGCATGCCGTGGAGCAGATTGCTGGCGGTGACCACCGGAGGAGCGATCCGTGACGGCGCCCGTGGCACTCGTCGATGTTGTGTGCGGGAGGCCGTCATGACCCCCCGGCCCGGGATCAGATGGCCGGTCGAGCTGTCGGACCCACCGGTGGCGCTACGTCCGCTGCGCTACCGCGACGGCCGGGCATGGACCGAGCTTCGGCAGCGAAACGCCGAGTGGCTACGCCGGTGGGAAGCAACTGCGCCGCCGTCCTCGGCCACGTCTGCGATGAGTTTCCGGCAGATGGTGCGTATGCATGGCGCACAGGCTCGAGCTCACGAGGCGCTGTCGTGGGCGATCACCTACGACGGGCGGCTGGCCGGGCAGTTGAACGTGTCCACCATCGTTTGGGGGTCGGCGCAGTCGGCAACCATCGGTTACTGGGTCGACGGTGCACTGGCCGGTCGCGGGATCATGCCCACTGCACTAGCGTTGGCCACCGACTACTGCTTCTTCACCGTCGGTCTGCACCGGCTCGAGGTGAACATCCGACCGGAGAACCAGGCCTCCTTGCGGGTCGTGGAGAAGCTGGGCTTCCGTGAAGAAGGATTGCGGCTGCGGTTTCTGCATATAGACGGCGCCTGGCGGGATCACCGCTCGTTCGCCATGACTGTCGACGAAGTTCCCGACGGCCTGGTGCGGCGTTGGCACGAGTCGAAAAGAGCCACATGAGCGCGGCTACACAAACCGGCGGTAGGCGTTATTCGGTCACAGGAGTCACACCCGTCCCGACGACACACCGGAGTAGGTCCACCGCCAGCGACGTTGCGCGCCGTACCGTCTAATGCCATGGGGTACAGCGGCCTGATCTATGCGGCGATCGTCGCCGCCTGGTTGGCCGTACTCGTGCCACGATGGGTTCGGCGCAACGAAGAAGTAGAGCGTGCGCGTGAGACGGACGCCGCGAGCGGGGTTCGTGTGCTGGCCCGCCGGTCCGGCCCGATCCACGCGCCACACCGTACGGCGACAGAAGGCGCCAACAGCCGGGTCATCATCTCAGCCGATCCCGGCGGACTCGCGCCGCCCGCGTCTGAACCAGCAGGCGACGGTACCCGGGAAGCCGTCGAAGCAGGCAGTTCGAAGGTGCCCGATGGTTCTTCGGCGGCCCGTGCCGAAGGTGACGGCCGTACGGCCACCCACGCCCGTCCGGACCCG is a window encoding:
- a CDS encoding molybdenum cofactor synthesis domain-containing protein, which encodes MAVRALVVTVSTRAASGVYEDRSGPVLVAGLRDLGAEVDGPAVVRDGEAVEAALREGVDAGYDVVVTTGGTGLNPNDHTPEMTRRVLDVEVPGLAEAIRAYGGAHGVPAAALSRGLAGRAGRTLVVNLPGSTGGVRDGLAVLGPVLPHAVEQIAGGDHRRSDP
- the glp gene encoding molybdotransferase-like divisome protein Glp, which gives rise to MKRVADHLSDILETIRPLPALDVHLLDAHGCVLTEDVVASWPLPQFDNSAMDGYAVCADDVADASEDEPVELPVVADIAAGETQVSAIRPGLSARIMTGAPIPARADSIVPVEHTDGGTARVRIKAPAKLGAHVRRAGEDVAKGDVVLGAGTYLGAAQVGLLAAVGRDRVVVRPKPRIVVISTGSELVEPGQPLAMGQITDSNSFTLTAAAREAGAIAYRISPIGDDPDRLLGLIEDQLVRADMVITTGGVSAGAYDVVKEVLSQLGTVTFEQVAMQPGKPQGFGTVGEESTPIFTLPGNPVSAFVSFEVFVRPAIRKMFGATRLHRQSVKAVLQETMRSPEGRRQFARARLQPASDGSYLVTPLGRQESHRLGDLAYANSLVVVPEHLTEVAAGQVVDVVRLEHRKD
- a CDS encoding GNAT family N-acetyltransferase, encoding MTPRPGIRWPVELSDPPVALRPLRYRDGRAWTELRQRNAEWLRRWEATAPPSSATSAMSFRQMVRMHGAQARAHEALSWAITYDGRLAGQLNVSTIVWGSAQSATIGYWVDGALAGRGIMPTALALATDYCFFTVGLHRLEVNIRPENQASLRVVEKLGFREEGLRLRFLHIDGAWRDHRSFAMTVDEVPDGLVRRWHESKRAT
- the moaC gene encoding cyclic pyranopterin monophosphate synthase MoaC, which codes for MVDVSAKDITVRTARASGRVLISPEAVAALRSGDVPKGDALSVARIAGIQGAKRTPDLIPLCHPLAIHGVDVELTVVDDAVEISATVRTADRTGVEMEALTAVATAALATVDMIKAIDRGAVISDIRVEEKTGGRSGTWRRR
- a CDS encoding penicillin acylase family protein codes for the protein MRWGKAPPGRRSHIGTSPTLWHVTRRRITIILSVTAGVLVLALVAVTVLTVWSVRRPHPDYEGTAEVPRLSADVEIVRDDYGIAHVYADTAEDLFRGQGYVHAQDRFWEMDVRRHTTSGRLAELFGSDQVETDAFIRTLGWRQVARQEFPLLAPETRRYLQAYADGVNAWLNENSGGDLGFAYTLLGLTGGDSRPARWSPIDSLSWLKAMAWDLRSNVTDEIDRALLAAELPPERVEQLYPEYDAEVGPPIVDDEFVTVDEPLSIVDDEGEPVDFDVESALRDTQAALRSAPALLGDGPGLGSNSWVVDGSLTESGAPLLANDPHLGPALPSIWYQVGLHCRTVGPECPFEVSGFSFSGMPGVVIGHNAEIAWGFTNLGADVTDLYLEEIQGDLYRVGENWEPMDTREETIQVAGAADVTITVRSTRNGPLLSDHSDQMRRVGFEAPAGDDAPPRGDGYGVALRWTALDPGQTADAVFALNKATDWETFREAAARFEVPAQNLVYADVRGNIGYQAPGKIPVRSGGAGRYPVPGWTGEHQWEGYIPFDDLPSVYNPDDGMIVTANQPVTGAAYPFLLTADFDYGHRAGRIHELLEEYTAGGSVLDVDAMVEIQMDTHSAAAEILMPYLMELDTPAGYYGDGLRMLRTWDFLQEPDSGAAAYFNAVWRHVLELTFHDELPEDQWPSGGGRWFEVMRDLLEEPGDPYWNDVETARVETRDDILMRAAEAARDELTQTQGKDPEGWEWGRSHTLTLIEPTFGTSGIGIVERLFNMGPVAVGGGSATVQANAWSAPEGYEVTWVPSMRMVVDLGDLDGSRWIDLTGVSGHPYHQHYGDQTELWRTGGMLPMRWSEERVRQAEQSTFTLIPRDPVTVG
- a CDS encoding 5-formyltetrahydrofolate cyclo-ligase — translated: MPTSIREAKRALRERLMANRSGLDARALAVGARALRDVVLDLPDVASAQRIAAYVSVGDEPGTGPLIEDLSEQGKEIILPILCPDFDLDWGTYRGPASLASAPRGLLEPTGVPAGVDAITEVDVVLLPGLAVDRHGTRLGKGAGCYDRVLARLAGQVPTYVLLHDGEVLDIPIPREPHDVPVENAVTPSGAHHLHPAK
- the galU gene encoding UTP--glucose-1-phosphate uridylyltransferase GalU; its protein translation is MSAAMNNDAVKPVRKVVITVAGLGTRFLPATKATPKEMLPVVDKPAIQYVVEEAVAAGLEDILFVTGRNKQSLENHFDRAWELEAALEQKGDHQRLERVRKSQILGDIHYVRQGDPRGLGHAVLCGALHVGDEPFAVMLGDDLIDTRDELLSQMLEVQQRYGGSVVALIEVDPSQVNLYGCAAVESASEDDVVTVTDLVEKPDPADAPSNLAIIGRYVLHPAAFDVLRNTPPGRGDEIQLTDALKTLAGMPPEEGGGVRAVIFRGRRYDTGDRQDYLRTTVQLAVERSDLGPDFRAWLRDFVAALPPEAGQ